ATTAACAGTTATTGAACTGGGTTTTGCATAAGTAGCATCTTGAAAATATGGTGGTTGATACCGAACTGGACAGGACTCGTTGAATAACAACCTTATtgcaaaatatttttcgTCTGGTAGTCTGTCAAACGTTTGCGTTAGCAAAATCAATCTTTTGACGATTCCCTGAATACTTTGGATTATAGTAGTTTTAGTTGCTCTGAACGATGTTTCATCATTTATTGAGACTTCTTGCCTCAGGTAGTTGATTGTAAACAAATAACTTTCACAAATCAACTGCGGATGTTCCTTTGATAAGAATATTTCAAACAGTACACCTTTTAGGTATTCCAACTTGATAGCGTCATTGATACCTTTCTCAATATAGTTGATGAACATATTTATTTCAGCATTATCGTTTCCCTGTAATTTTTTGgtcaaaataaaattggaATCTGATGTTGGCTCTGTTGTATCATAGTACTTGTAATCGGAATAGTGATTTTCTGGAAAAAGATCTCTCAAGTAACTAATACAGTATAACGAAACTGCAATCAACTCTTGAATCAGCTTGTGTGATTCACGCGTAAGCTCTGCTTGCCCTACCATCATGCCTAGTTTagcaaagaaaaatatatgaTTTGCAtcttgtatttttttttacatttgaaaatcttggttgtaaaaatgaaatactGCAATTCAAGATGTAAACAAttggttgcaaaaaaatacacCAGCAAAGGAGGtcctaaaaaaaattctacTAAAAAAATGCTATCTATACTTAATCTAATCTATAATCCACATCTACTCTAACAAAGAAAAGTCTTTTCCTTCTGCTCTTAAACGTTTAACATGCTCAACCACATTCTTTAATCGTGCGTTTTTCTCAGCTCTAGTTTCACTTCTCTTTTTAATCAAAGATTCATCCCAAATAGGTGCCACTAGCCCAGGGGTATGCAAACCTTGTTCATCAATAAGAGTCTGTAACATTTGACAATATGCAACATCCCGTGGATACTTATAATTATGGAATTTCCCTCCTCGACccttttctttcaattctagTTGATAATATCTCTCCATTTCTTCGGTCGGTGGCAATTTGTATCTTCCACTATAAACTCTTGCAATTAATGCAGCTTGAGACTCGGATATTGGCATTGGAATAACATCACGTAATAGAGCTAAAAATGTGAGGGATGGATCgtaaatattgaaaatttgcTTATACAAGTCGTACACTTGAAATCCATCTGTAATATTTCGTTcttgtttcaaaaatggGAGAGCATACAAATATCCCGTGCAAAATATCACGTAATCAATATCACTAACCACTTCTCTATCTGTTGTTCGCACTGAACGAGTTTCATAATTGTATTCTTCAATGAGTCCAATATGCTTGCAAAACCCATCTTCAAAATGTGGGGATTCTTGATCTCTTATGGAAACAAATACATCTTTGGCACAAACACTTAATTGAATAGAAATATCTACTCCACTTGCCGAATTTCCAACCACCAAAACACGTTTGTCTCTAAATTTGGCTGGTGACTCGTAATATTTGGAGTGAGTGATTGTACCTGGGTAATTTTTATTCCAAGATGATAATCCAGGCACATCAGGGATATATGGGTTACTAAAATGTCCATTGGCAATAATTACTGCATCATATCTCAACTTGGCACGAGTTTTCTTGATTacatcttcaatttctatATGCCAAATCTCATTGACCTTTTCCAATGACACCACATTAGAGTTTATACTAATATTGACTGTATCTTTGGGAATCAGTTTGATATAGTCGTCAATGTATTCTAAAACTTGTGATCTAGTGGGGTATTTCTTAGAATTGGCAGGGAATGCCACACCAGAATACTCCATAATTTGGTGCACAATATTGGTTTCCATGTATTCATAGATTGCTGAAAAGTATTCGTCAGCGGGTGTTGCATTGTCGGAAACAATCTCTTCTTGTGAAGGAGAAAGGCTGGGAATTTCAGGCTTAACTAATGACTTGTCTCCGTGGTGATACCACAATCCACCTAATCGATCTCTTCTTTCGAAAAGGTCAATACATGAAAAGTTAACAGGTTCTAAACTTAATGCTTTAACAGCAGCTAGTCCAGTAGGTCCACCCCCTATCACTGCTATACGTTTATAGCGTGGttcatcaatttgttcttttGTCATTGTTCACATTCAAATCTAATGAAaggaaaataaaaaacagTTGGCTATGGGTAAGATCAATGAACGAATGGCGCGACTGAAAATAGAGTTTACAGAACCgaaaatttaaaatcacCCAGTTGAATACTGAATTCTCACCAAACATAAATCTCCAGAAGTTTTATTTCTCAACACGGGGTTTTTAGAATTAGTCATACGGTGTTCCCTACAACCTTTGCTCAGCGCCAAAAACACACATGAGACCAATAGACTCCATAGTTTCCAAGTTCAGAGTGCAAAAGCATACATCAAACCTTGCTGATAATCCGGCTGTTCTAAAACACCCAGAGGATATGCCAAAATTAACAAGTTGTCTAAGGTGTAggaaattaaagaaaaaatgtGACAAGAGTACCCCACATTGTTTGAATTGTGAAAATGCAAATGAAGAGTGTACCTATGTGAAACGGAAACCAAGGCAAAGTAAGAACGGTAAGACAACGACCCTGGAATCTTCTCTAGATCCTCCTTCACCAATGGTGAATGAAACTTTTACAGGTTTTTCGTATCTTAACCAATCCCAACCTAATGATTTGTTTAGACATATACCATCAGCTACCACCAACACAAGCACAACTACATCTACCGTAGCAGCAGCAGTACCACCAACTACAAATACAAGCGAATCTGTATCATCATCTCGATCTCACACACCACCGatattaaattcaatcGATGCTAGAGCTCCCAATTTCCATTCGTACCCGAAACAAATTTCTAAAGTGCTAATTAGTGCTGTGGGTATTAAGACCAATTCAAATGTGAGTATCATTCCACCAATAGTAGATAAAGATTTGTTAACATCAATAATCGGTCTGTTTATGCAACACAATTATCGAATTTGTCCAGTGATACACAAGAAAGAATTTTTGGagaattttcaaaaattatttaaagaAGATGGAATCGTAGATTTAGATTCTCATCATGATCCCTATGAATTGTACATGGTTTTGGCAGTTGGAAGTACTGGTTTAGAACGTACAGGAATTATTAGCAGAgacaaaaaattatctgAATACTTTGTATCGATGGCCCTATCGCATGttcataataatttatctaCCAATAGTCTAACTAATGTGAGAAATTTGACATTGCTTGCACTATACTCATTTTTTAACCCAGCAGAATATACATCTTGGGAAATCATGGGTAAGTTGACAAGACTAGCTATTCATTTAGGAATGAATCACAAGATTCTGGATCAAGATGCAAGAAACTTGTCTTccaaagaaattgaaatgagATCAAGATTATTCTGGTCAGTCTATAATATAGATCGTTTGAGTTCTGTTTCACTTGGAAGACCAGTGGCACTtcaagatgatgatataaATGTCCCCTTCCCACAAGttttagaagaagatgagACAGAGGATATTGCTGTAAACCGGTTAGTGATCAATTTGCGTAGATTGGAAGGTAAAATCTTGAGAAGAGTCCATTCTGTCAACatttacaagaattttattaacaaaGATAAACTGCAAGAAGAAGTTTGTCAGGAAATATTATCAGATTTACGTAAAGAGATTGAAGATTGGTATTACCAGGTCAAATCTGTTGATAATGCCAACACATCCGTCAGACAGTCAGTTTCTTTCCATTTACTGGTTCCTTGGTATACTGCAAGATATAACCACTTGTTAATCCTTTTGTATCGTCCTTCTTATTTAAATCCAAGACCATCACAAGACCTTCTTGATATTCTTGGTAAGTCATGTTTAGAGACATTGTCATATACTTATAAATTGTTCAAGGCCAAACTCTTACCGTTAAATTGGACCACTTTGTATCGTTTTTTGATGGTATGCACCACAATCctttattgtttgtgtAAATGGGCCATAGATCTCATGGAGTCGAAAACAGAAATTTGTTACtgtattgaaattttccaaGCATTTGGAAGTGACTGGATAGTTGCAAAGAAATGTGCTGAGGTgtttagaaaaattgaaaacaaattgcTAGAAATTACTTTATCAGACGGTCATGTTAGCGACATGGACAATTTGTCCAAAGAACTATTAGGTGCAAGCTCATCATATCATGAGATATTGAATGTTCATTCAGTTGATCTTTGTATCGATACTGATTTCATGTACAATTTTTGATTCCTTGTTATTTAGTATGTACTGtctaattaatttatttattttattgtaGTATCCACAAATAGAATTGCAAATGCCTTGATTGTGTGCCTTATATATTCTTACTCTTGAAATGGTGCAACATGTGAAGAAACGGAACAACTACTCTAAAAATTATGTAATCAAGTCTATCATTTCCTAAACCCGTTTTCGCAGAACCTTCAGTTGTTAAAACGAAAGTTGGACTTTATAATTTTAACAATTCTAATCATTTAATGATACATTTACAAGCTGACATGTTATTTTGTTGTCATTCCGTCAGAATACCCAAGCTTGGATGTTTAACATCACTGTTGAACAAGCCATGTAGCACATCCCttgaaaagaattaaagTTATCGAACAATAAATCCTCACACTAACCATTTTTTTAGCACTTTTGCCACTCCTGCACCCTGCATCAACCAAACCAACGCATCATCAGAAGTTTTATCACACATCTAAGtctactttttttttgttagtttatctttcatcttctttttgaataatataataCAGAATATGTCTGAATCTCAAACTGAAACTGCTGCTAGTACACCTTTagtttcttcaattgagGACATTCCAGCGGAGCTAGTAGAACGAATCAAGGCTCGTATATTGGCCGAAGTCACTACTGAATTAAGAGATTCCAACAACGAAAcagaatcaaatttttctgCAAGCGAAAGTGATGAAGCTATAAAGGAGAGCAATGAACATAATTATTTGGAGTTGATCAATGAATCAGAAAGAATAGAGAACCAGGACTCCGACTTGTCGCCTTCGAGCATGGGTTACCATACCATTACCCCTAGTTTCATTGACGTCAATAATCCTGCTGATTATGAAGTAGTTGAAGATTTCGATAGTTTTGCTATTTGGTCAGAGCATCAAAACCGGAAATTGTTGTCATTGTTCAATGACCTCCCCGTGTATGAACCAGATAATGGTGAAATTGTGGTTGAATGGATTTCAGCTTTCAATCGGTTTTTTGAATCGTACAGTGGTATCAAAAAAGCTGTTTTGGGCAGAGAAACGTTCAATTTTGAATCCGAGAAAGTCAAGGATATTCCAAGCACAGGCTATTGGTTGAAAAAGTGTATCGACTCCCTTGATGAAAGAATTGTAAGATTTCTTCAATCCAAAAAAGTGTCTGAGTATCCTATATGTAATCTGGAGAACGACATCCGATTGTCTAAAATATGGAACTGGCTTCATCATACTAGAGTCAATTTCAGCAGAGTATTTACTTCAAGATTAAGTACCATTGCTGGTTTTATCTATGGTCCAGGATACAAGAATAGGTTCAATGACGAGAACAGAAAGTTTATGAAGCATTCTTTTGACCCGATTAACAAGTTTCTCATTAAACTTGATCATGTGACCATAGGTATGAAGTATTATTTTGCGGTAAAAGAGTCTGTTGGTGATGTACTATGTCTGGTACTTAACAAACACTTTCAAATTTGGTTAGCAAGTGATTATCTTGGTACTCCATCTCTTGACGAAATCCTTCAAGAGTTCAGAGAGCATCCTTCCTATGAACccaaattgatttctcAAAGAGAGGCAGTTAATTCAGTTTTTGCTATTGTCAAAAGTGATAGAAGCAAGAAACAGATCAGAGCCGGTCGATTAAGGACCGTCAATTCTAGTGGTACACAATTGGGATCTCACCATATTAGTTTGGGGGCTACTTTGTCACGTAGAAGATATGCTGGTAAGAGTTTAAGAAGTTCAAGATGGAATAGAAGAGGCAGAATTTGATCATTAATTCACATCAAGTCTATATGGAAAGCTACTCTTTTCTAGTACCAAATAGGGTTCtaaatattatattatttccTTATTGTAAGCTTTCAAAAGTTAAATGTGAACAAAAATGTAGCTGCAATACTTTATGAATATAATTTTCATTACGATTTAAGATACAAAATTACATAAATTATTGACGTCCATTAGTCCTTTTTGTTTCTACTCCTCTTTAACATTAGATGACACTGTAGGTTCAGAACCGCTACTACTTCTTGTACCTGGATATATAGAAGTTTGATGAAGACTGGCTACACTTGCATTGGTCGAGTCCAAAAGAGTGTAATGTTCATCATCGTTGTTTAACAAACTTTTGGTTGGATTCTGTTGGTTAAGGagtttctgttgttgttgttgttgctgctgcatCATACCTGCTATGATATGACTTGAATAAGCTGTGGGACCGTGGCGGCGAAATCTTCTTCCTTCTATCCCATCTTTTGTTGCCGTTGTAGAAAGACAACTAGTTGTGGAGTTTCGTGAAAGTGGTCTTGAGAATGGATCTGTATAGTCCAGTGGCAGTGGAGCTGCAATGATATCATCGTCTCCTTCAGTATCTAATGATTCTGCATCGATTAAATCGTTCTGGTATTCCGACTCTGTGGAAACAAGTGACGAATTGGTTCCGTTGTAGTTGTTACTATCAAATCTAGATGTAGGCTTAGTTAATGTGCTATTCTCTAGGCTTTTTAAGTTCTTTGACGTTACACGGTGTTGGATCTGTGAAGAGGAAACATCTTCTAGTTGAACTCTTGGTagattttgattgttggtAGATGATGTAGACTGGGAAATACTCGAAACATCAGCACTgctattgttgttactaTCGAGGTTATACAATTCGTCAGGTGAGTCGAGATTTACCTTCCCACTATAAATAGATCGAACACTGGCTGCGGGATGTGACATATTTATGAACAGAATGTAATAATGAGTAGTTGATATCTTATTTTTAACGAAATTCAGGAAAAAGAGTTTGAAatgtttaaaaattttgaactAGAAATCATAAACTGATTCTGTTTCATAGAAAAAGCAAAAGTATTATGTAACAATTTTCAGCAAAGAGTTTGCACAATTGCCATTTTTTTCCCCAGTTAAAGTTAACATAGACAAAAAGATCAAACGTTTTTTTGTCTCTTAAAgattgtaataataatactagtAATTGCAATTATATAGATAGAGtactaacaataataataataagtaTGGTAGCAGTAGAAAGGGGGGAGAACATTGTAAATTGcacaaaactaaaacttATCATCACGCACTTTTCAtttccttctttctttctttctcctCCCACCATTGCTTTTCATCTTTGTTAGCttgttcatttttttatttgcaTAGTCAAGCATTATCGCAAACTATTTGTTTTTACTtcttataataatattcttCTCATTTGTTTCTCTTCTCAGGTGTTATATGGTTGTGCAGAAAAGATTTATCTGAACATAAGACTTTTTATTGCACGTACTGACTAGCTTTTACGAAAAACAGTGGCAAGTCCAGTTGATAGATAAGCTGCTTATCACCGGTATTATTCTCTTAGAAGTAAGGGCTTGCCATGGCagatataaataataatttatgaGATTTCGAATTAAACTACATTGGTATTAGCACGGCTTGGTGAATCGTGCTAAGATAGATAATTCGTTCTGGTATCGCTAAGGAGTCTGAAGTATTCCTAGGTTTTATTAATTAGACATTATGACGGATAATATGTGTTGCTCTAACTTTCTATAGATTCGAAGCTAATTATCAgtatataataattgtaaataATAAGAGTATGAATGTTGTTCTAAGAAAAGTAGTATATAATagagaataataaaatagcAATAATAAAGGATTCGTCGAACTCTCTGAATTGAATTCGAAAGGACTGCACATAAAATATTCCAGATCCTGTTTTACAACAAGTCTCGGGCTTATCTTGATTCACTCCGCTCTCCTCCGATATCAAACCGCGGATGTGACACATAACTCCACACACATGTGCTATAAATTTGTGTTGATGTCTGTTGGCGTTATGGGGTTAACCCCAGGTAATTTCGTGGACTGTGCACATGACTtatatagatatatatagCTGGACAATTTCCCCACTCGACCTCGAGTCGCAGAAAAGGAATTGAGGAACTTtctaaaaatatataatacATTCTAGGCGCTCTATAACAAAAGTCGTACAGTGTcgctcttttttttcactctTGATATTAACCACAACTGAGGATAGATAACACCTTTCACAAGTCACTACCAAAGTATACAACTTTCTATCGCTGTCATgtcaattgaaatcaagTATAGTAATTTAGGTGAATCTGGTCTCAAAATTTCCCCATTGATTGTTGGATGTTTAACTTTTGGTTCCAAACAGTGGGCCGAATGGGtcattgaagatgaagatgaagttTTCACTATTTTAAAGAAGTGTTACGATGCTGGATTGCGTACATTTGATACTGCTGATAGTTATTCAAACGGTAAGTCAGAGGAATTGCTTggaaaatttatcaaaaaatttaacaTCCCAAGAGATAGAATTGTGATATTGAGTAAAGTTTACTATAGTGTTGAACCTAATACTGGAAGATACTCATTAGCGGATACCTCAGGTTTCAAAGAAATGGACTATGCCAATAGCAAAGGGTTATCTCGGAAACATATATTCGATGCTGTCGAAGCATCTGTCAAAAGATTGGGGACCTATTTAGATGTTTTCCAGATCCATAGATTGGATGAAGAAACaccaaagaaagaaataatgaGGACTTTGAATGATGTGGTCGATCAAGGACTTGCCAGATACATTGGTGCCTCATCTATGAGAGCGGTTGATTTTGCCCAATTGCAATTTATTGCTGAACAAAATGGTTGGCATAAATTTATCAGTATGCAAAATTActataatttgatttatagagaagaagaaagagaaatgATTCCATTTTGCCAAACCAACTATTTGAGTAAAGTTGGGATCATTCCTTGGTCTCCACTTGCTAGAGGGGTTTTGGCCCGTTCACTTGGCGCTGTTTCCAAAAACTCCAGAGAGAAGTTAGATCAGGAGcgattcaaaatattggGGTTGGACGCTTTATCGGAGGCTGACCaagaaattattcaaagagttgaaaaagttgCCAAAGACCACAATGTGAGTAtggctgttgttgctaCAGCTTGGGTTATAGGAAAAGGTTTTAATCCAATTGTTGGACTTTCCTCTGTTAAAAGAgttgatgatattttgCAAGCattaaaattcaaattaaccaaggaagaagaaaagtttTTGGAAGAGCCATATGTTCCTAAGAATGTCACTGCATAAGTAATTTGCTTTGTAAATCATAGTCTATGTGTTTGAATAGAGTATGTAGACCAGGGGTTGGCTTACAACAGCTCTATATATAGAATCCTATagaatttttaaaagattttttttttctgattTCTCCAAGCCCCTGGTGATTGAGAAAATTTCTCCAGCAAAAATTGCTTGCAACaatttgctttttttttgcataaTTACTACCATCAGCAGCTTACATATCTgtattattcaaaaatgtTATCAAGAGTTGCTAGATGCTCAAGAACTTTAAACCAAGTAACCAGAAATGGCCAAAGCGGTTTATTTTCAGCTGTATTGAGAACTTCTATTCGTCAAAACTCAACCGACTCACCAGCATCAAACAATGCTAATGAAATTTATACCAAACTTTCTGATACCAAGGATCCTCAACGCaaccaatttttccaatataCTTGGGGATCTTGGTTGACTAATGACAAGtccaaaaagaaacagaGAGAAACTACATTTTCTATTGAAGGGTTGACCTTATTTATCGATagaatcaatcaattggaaTCAAAACTCGCCCAACCAAAAAGTTTGGAAGGTGCATTTGTGTTGGCTAACAATAAGGAATTATTAGGCTCAACTAAGGACAAAGTTATTGTCAGATCAATTGCCTCGATACATGAGGGTAAACATCACCGTGTTTACAAAATCACTTTGAACACCGGTAAAGAATTGGTCTTACGTATTCCTTATAAATTGGACTCCGATGTCGCAATTGCttctaaattgaaaagtGAAGTAGCAACTACAGATTtcttaaaattgaaattaggTTTGAATGTACCAAGAGTTTTGGCATACGGTGTGGATTCCAATAACGAAATCAAGAGTCCATTTATTTTACAAGAATTTATTTCTGGAGAAttgttaatgaaaaaatggCATCCATTGTTGCCAGATTCCGAGGAAACCAACAAACGCTTACATGAAGTAATTGATCCAATTGCCCAgtttcaaaacaaaatactAAGTGTgacatttaataaattcgGATCATTGTATTTCcatgatgatgttgaaggTTCCTTGCAAAATGATGTACCTTATGAAGGTGAAACTGATTCGGCATTATCAAATCGTTGGAGAATTGGACCAAGTGTTGAAAGACAATTTACCAGAAATAAGAACAAGTTGCAACAATCCATTATTGACCAATACAATGGTCCTTGGGATGCTTCAAACCCAACTGCGGTGTTAGAATCAGTGGCTGATATTGAGTTGGAAAATGCAAAAAGCAAACTCTCTTTGATCAACGCTGATGCTGGAGCTAATGAGAATGATAGAGCTTTGATCactaaacaaattaaaacttttgaaaacttgaagaaaatttctccacaattgattaacgataaatcaaaatcaatcatGAATGTTGAAGAGTTATTCAAACCAAGATTGTACATACCAGATTTAGATCCTTTGAATGTTATCCAACACTCGGAAACCGAAAActatttcattgatttcGAAGGTTCCACCATCAAGCCATTTATTTTGACTAGTTACCCAAAATTTGTTGCTTATCAAGGCGCTAAAATCTACAATTTAGAAGAAGACGTTCCGGGATACAAAGAGAtggaagaattggaaaaacaacaatacgAGTTTATGTATTATAAGACCAGAAATGAAAGAATGTgggaatttgaattgaataaatataGACATGATTTGATTGCTATTGCTTCTCCTCACATTAAGGTTTTGAAAAGTCCATATTTACAAGCCTTGGATGTGAAGAACGGCAAAGATTATTTGTATGTTGAAGGGTCCATTGTCCAATTACAAGCCATGTGGGAAGCCTATGTC
This genomic stretch from Candida albicans SC5314 chromosome 1, complete sequence harbors:
- a CDS encoding N,N-dimethylaniline monooxygenase (Flavin-containing monooxygenase; catalyzes oxidation of biological thiols to maintain the ER redox buffer ratio for correct folding of disulfide-bonded proteins; Spider biofilm repressed), whose amino-acid sequence is MTKEQIDEPRYKRIAVIGGGPTGLAAVKALSLEPVNFSCIDLFERRDRLGGLWYHHGDKSLVKPEIPSLSPSQEEIVSDNATPADEYFSAIYEYMETNIVHQIMEYSGVAFPANSKKYPTRSQVLEYIDDYIKSIPKDTVNISINSNVVSLEKVNEIWHIEIEDVIKKTRAKLRYDAVIIANGHFSNPYIPDVPGLSSWNKNYPGTITHSKYYESPAKFRDKRVLVVGNSASGVDISIQLSVCAKDVFVSIRDQESPHFEDGFCKHIGLIEEYNYETRSVRTTDREVVSDIDYVIFCTGYLYALPFLKQERNITDGFQVYDLYKQIFNIYDPSLTFLALLRDVIPMPISESQAALIARVYSGRYKLPPTEEMERYYQLELKEKGRGGKFHNYKYPRDVAYCQMLQTLIDEQGLHTPGLVAPIWDESLIKKRSETRAEKNARLKNVVEHVKRLRAEGKDFSLLE
- the STB5 gene encoding Stb5p (Putative transcription factor with zinc cluster DNA-binding motif; has similarity to S. cerevisiae Stb5p; Hap43p-repressed gene), whose amino-acid sequence is MRPIDSIVSKFRVQKHTSNLADNPAVLKHPEDMPKLTSCLRCRKLKKKCDKSTPHCLNCENANEECTYVKRKPRQSKNGKTTTSESSLDPPSPMVNETFTGFSYLNQSQPNDLFRHIPSATTNTSTTTSTVAAAVPPTTNTSESVSSSRSHTPPILNSIDARAPNFHSYPKQISKVLISAVGIKTNSNVSIIPPIVDKDLLTSIIGSFMQHNYRICPVIHKKEFLENFQKLFKEDGIVDLDSHHDPYELYMVLAVGSTGLERTGIISRDKKLSEYFVSMALSHVHNNLSTNSLTNVRNLTLLALYSFFNPAEYTSWEIMGKLTRLAIHLGMNHKISDQDARNLSSKEIEMRSRLFWSVYNIDRLSSVSLGRPVALQDDDINVPFPQVLEEDETEDIAVNRLVINLRRLEGKILRRVHSVNIYKNFINKDKSQEEVCQEILSDLRKEIEDWYYQVKSVDNANTSVRQSVSFHLSVPWYTARYNHLLILLYRPSYLNPRPSQDLLDILGKSCLETLSYTYKLFKAKLLPLNWTTLYRFLMVCTTILYCLCKWAIDLMESKTEICYCIEIFQAFGSDWIVAKKCAEVFRKIENKLLEITLSDGHVSDMDNLSKELLGASSSYHEILNVHSVDLCIDTDFMYNF
- a CDS encoding uncharacterized protein (Ortholog of Candida tropicalis MYA-3404 : CTRG_04422 and Candida albicans WO-1 : CAWG_01254), yielding MSESQTETAASTPLVSSIEDIPAELVERIKARILAEVTTELRDSNNETESNFSASESDEAIKESNEHNYLELINESERIENQDSDLSPSSMGYHTITPSFIDVNNPADYEVVEDFDSFAIWSEHQNRKLLSLFNDLPVYEPDNGEIVVEWISAFNRFFESYSGIKKAVLGRETFNFESEKVKDIPSTGYWLKKCIDSLDERIVRFLQSKKVSEYPICNSENDIRLSKIWNWLHHTRVNFSRVFTSRLSTIAGFIYGPGYKNRFNDENRKFMKHSFDPINKFLIKLDHVTIGMKYYFAVKESVGDVLCSVLNKHFQIWLASDYLGTPSLDEILQEFREHPSYEPKLISQREAVNSVFAIVKSDRSKKQIRAGRLRTVNSSGTQLGSHHISLGATLSRRRYAGKSLRSSRWNRRGRI
- a CDS encoding uncharacterized protein (Protein of unknown function; Hap43-repressed; rat catheter and Spider biofilm induced), with the protein product MSHPAASVRSIYSGKVNLDSPDELYNLDSNNNSSADVSSISQSTSSTNNQNLPRVQLEDVSSSQIQHRVTSKNLKSLENSTLTKPTSRFDSNNYNGTNSSLVSTESEYQNDLIDAESLDTEGDDDIIAAPSPSDYTDPFSRPLSRNSTTSCLSTTATKDGIEGRRFRRHGPTAYSSHIIAGMMQQQQQQQQKLLNQQNPTKSLLNNDDEHYTLLDSTNASVASLHQTSIYPGTRSSSGSEPTVSSNVKEE
- the IFD3 gene encoding Ifd3p (Putative aldo/keto reductase; Mig1-regulated), which produces MSIEIKYSNLGESGLKISPLIVGCLTFGSKQWAEWVIEDEDEVFTILKKCYDAGLRTFDTADSYSNGKSEELLGKFIKKFNIPRDRIVILSKVYYSVEPNTGRYSLADTSGFKEMDYANSKGLSRKHIFDAVEASVKRLGTYLDVFQIHRLDEETPKKEIMRTLNDVVDQGLARYIGASSMRAVDFAQLQFIAEQNGWHKFISMQNYYNLIYREEEREMIPFCQTNYLSKVGIIPWSPLARGVLARSLGAVSKNSREKLDQERFKILGLDALSEADQEIIQRVEKVAKDHNVSMAVVATAWVIGKGFNPIVGLSSVKRVDDILQALKFKLTKEEEKFLEEPYVPKNVTA
- a CDS encoding uncharacterized protein (Protein of unknown function; flow model and Spider biofilm repressed) produces the protein MLSRVARCSRTLNQVTRNGQSGLFSAVLRTSIRQNSTDSPASNNANEIYTKLSDTKDPQRNQFFQYTWGSWLTNDKSKKKQRETTFSIEGLTLFIDRINQLESKLAQPKSLEGAFVLANNKELLGSTKDKVIVRSIASIHEGKHHRVYKITLNTGKELVLRIPYKLDSDVAIASKLKSEVATTDFLKLKLGLNVPRVLAYGVDSNNEIKSPFILQEFISGELLMKKWHPLLPDSEETNKRLHEVIDPIAQFQNKILSVTFNKFGSLYFHDDVEGSLQNDVPYEGETDSALSNRWRIGPSVERQFTRNKNKLQQSIIDQYNGPWDASNPTAVLESVADIELENAKSKLSLINADAGANENDRALITKQIKTFENLKKISPQLINDKSKSIMNVEELFKPRLYIPDLDPLNVIQHSETENYFIDFEGSTIKPFILTSYPKFVAYQGAKIYNLEEDVPGYKEMEELEKQQYEFMYYKTRNERMWEFELNKYRHDLIAIASPHIKVLKSPYLQALDVKNGKDYLYVEGSIVQLQAMWEAYVANELVNSKDTKFPIEYTAEYLDQHQQELSDYQLETVSSPFSATGGWIPQDMFDTLKAQGILVETKDGNYKVETEKVLENPPAQPEEK